A window of the Nibribacter ruber genome harbors these coding sequences:
- the ftsZ gene encoding cell division protein FtsZ, whose translation MSFSSYKFDVPSHSKSIIKVIGVGGGGSNAVNHMFSQGIKDVEFVVCNTDEQALKSSSVPNKLQIGTTLTEGLGAGANPERGKQAALESKEEIRELLGAHTKMVFITAGMGGGTGTGAAPVIAKVAKEMDILTVGIVTAPFAFEGKKKRTAADNGIKELSENCDTVLVILNDKLREMFGNLPIRAAFAKADNVLTTAAKSIAEIITVTSEVNVDFEDVKTVMKDSGAAVMGSAITEGENRALRAAEESLSSPLLNNTDIHGAQKILLSIMSGDQAELEMDELTEITDYIQEKAGDDSEVIFGHGIDSSLGASIRVTVIATGFARNHENLPQPKKEIEAEPVAVSQPQVAPVVISEPAAPIVVPTHSVAPTASPSTVIAAEPVRRPEPVTEGKIIFDLGNSEIFTTAFEEPAYAPVAEPLRESRDASRINERRERLRGLSADMYSDAAIKEKLEVPAYLRRNVNLETVTPSTEQQISRFNLNDDNELLGDNRFLHDNVD comes from the coding sequence ATGAGTTTTTCATCGTACAAGTTTGATGTGCCATCGCACTCCAAGTCAATCATCAAGGTGATTGGTGTTGGTGGAGGAGGAAGTAATGCCGTGAACCACATGTTCAGCCAAGGCATTAAAGACGTGGAGTTTGTGGTGTGCAATACCGATGAACAGGCTTTGAAAAGTAGCAGTGTGCCCAACAAGCTGCAGATAGGCACTACCTTGACCGAAGGTCTGGGTGCTGGTGCCAACCCTGAGCGTGGCAAGCAGGCCGCCCTGGAAAGCAAAGAAGAGATTAGAGAACTGTTAGGTGCCCATACCAAAATGGTGTTCATTACGGCAGGGATGGGTGGTGGAACCGGTACCGGCGCCGCCCCAGTCATTGCCAAGGTGGCCAAGGAAATGGACATCTTAACCGTGGGCATAGTGACCGCTCCCTTTGCCTTTGAAGGCAAAAAGAAGCGCACCGCCGCTGACAATGGTATCAAAGAACTGAGCGAGAACTGTGACACCGTCCTGGTCATCCTCAATGATAAGCTGCGCGAGATGTTTGGGAATCTGCCCATCAGAGCTGCGTTTGCCAAAGCAGACAACGTTTTGACCACGGCTGCCAAGTCTATCGCGGAGATCATCACGGTGACTTCTGAGGTGAACGTGGACTTTGAAGATGTGAAGACGGTCATGAAAGACTCTGGTGCCGCTGTGATGGGTTCTGCCATCACGGAAGGTGAGAACAGAGCGCTAAGAGCCGCCGAGGAGTCCTTGTCTTCCCCGCTGTTAAACAACACCGACATTCATGGCGCTCAGAAAATCCTTCTTTCCATCATGTCTGGTGATCAGGCAGAACTGGAAATGGATGAGTTGACCGAAATCACGGATTACATCCAGGAGAAAGCCGGTGATGATTCTGAGGTGATCTTCGGGCATGGCATTGATTCTTCGCTGGGTGCCAGCATTAGAGTAACGGTGATTGCCACTGGTTTTGCCCGTAACCACGAGAATCTTCCACAGCCAAAAAAAGAGATTGAGGCAGAGCCAGTAGCGGTATCTCAGCCTCAGGTAGCTCCCGTTGTTATTTCTGAACCTGCCGCACCTATTGTAGTTCCCACGCATAGCGTGGCCCCAACGGCTTCTCCGTCTACTGTGATTGCAGCGGAACCTGTGCGCAGACCAGAACCGGTCACCGAAGGCAAGATCATCTTTGACTTAGGTAACAGCGAAATCTTCACTACCGCCTTTGAAGAGCCTGCTTATGCGCCCGTAGCAGAGCCCCTGCGCGAGTCCAGAGATGCCAGCCGTATCAATGAGCGCAGAGAACGTTTACGCGGCCTAAGTGCTGACATGTACTCAGATGCTGCCATCAAAGAGAAACTAGAAGTGCCTGCGTACCTGCGCCGCAACGTGAATCTGGAGACAGTGACGCCATCTACTGAGCAGCAGATTTCTCGTTTCAACCTGAATGATGACAATGAATTATTAGGAGACAATCGTTTCCTGCATGATAATGTAGACTAA
- the ftsA gene encoding cell division protein FtsA: MQNNDKIVVGLDIGTTKICALVGRKNEYGKLEILGMGKAVSEGVVRGMVSNIDKTVDAIKKAIRQAEEQSGIDIKVVNVGIAGQHIKSLQHNGSITRTSTDSEITVEDINRLTNDMYRLVTPPGSEIIHVMPQDYKVDYEDGIMDPVGMSGVRLEGNFHIITAQSSAIQNINKCVHRAGLEIEQLILEPLASCMSVLSDEEREAGVALIDIGGGTTDLAIFKDNIIRHTAVLPFGGNIITSDIKQGCMVMQNQAEQLKVRFGKAIADEASENEIVSIPGLRDRTPKEISLKNLAFIIEARMEEIVELVYSEIVRSGYANQLAAGIVITGGGAQLQNLVQLVEYLTGLDARLGYPNEHLGKSKIDSVKSPMYATTVGLVLAGYQALDERANRYSELNNNSEARPVNEARPAQQKSSFSGGFFNKIVERTKSMLIDDFDDKQQNY; encoded by the coding sequence ATGCAGAACAACGACAAAATAGTTGTAGGCTTAGACATTGGGACCACCAAAATCTGCGCTTTAGTGGGCCGTAAGAACGAGTACGGAAAGCTAGAGATTCTGGGCATGGGCAAAGCCGTGTCTGAGGGCGTAGTGCGGGGCATGGTGTCTAACATTGATAAAACCGTAGACGCCATCAAGAAAGCCATCAGGCAGGCAGAGGAGCAGTCTGGGATAGACATCAAGGTGGTGAATGTAGGGATTGCCGGTCAGCATATCAAAAGTCTGCAGCACAACGGTAGTATCACCCGCACCTCCACTGACAGTGAAATCACGGTAGAGGACATCAACCGCCTCACCAATGACATGTACCGTCTGGTGACCCCCCCGGGTAGTGAGATCATCCATGTAATGCCTCAAGACTACAAAGTAGACTATGAAGATGGTATCATGGACCCGGTGGGCATGTCTGGTGTGCGGCTGGAAGGCAACTTCCACATCATCACGGCCCAGTCTAGCGCCATTCAAAACATTAACAAGTGCGTACATCGTGCCGGCCTGGAGATTGAGCAATTAATCCTGGAGCCTCTGGCATCTTGTATGTCTGTGCTCAGCGATGAAGAGCGCGAAGCCGGTGTGGCCCTGATTGACATTGGAGGCGGCACCACAGACCTGGCCATCTTCAAGGACAACATCATCCGGCACACGGCGGTGCTTCCGTTTGGCGGCAACATCATCACCTCAGACATCAAGCAGGGGTGCATGGTCATGCAGAACCAGGCAGAGCAGCTGAAGGTGCGCTTTGGAAAAGCCATTGCAGACGAAGCCTCTGAGAATGAGATAGTTTCCATTCCAGGCCTGAGAGACAGAACACCAAAAGAAATTTCTCTTAAAAACCTTGCTTTTATTATAGAAGCAAGAATGGAGGAGATTGTTGAACTCGTTTATTCTGAAATTGTTAGAAGCGGGTATGCCAACCAACTGGCAGCAGGTATTGTCATCACGGGTGGCGGTGCTCAGCTGCAGAACCTGGTGCAATTGGTAGAGTATCTGACCGGCCTTGATGCCCGCCTCGGGTATCCGAACGAGCATTTGGGTAAGAGCAAGATTGATTCGGTGAAGAGCCCGATGTATGCGACTACCGTTGGCCTAGTGTTGGCTGGTTACCAGGCCCTGGACGAGCGCGCCAACCGGTACTCAGAGCTGAACAACAACTCTGAGGCCAGACCGGTGAACGAGGCCAGGCCCGCGCAGCAGAAATCATCTTTCAGCGGTGGGTTCTTCAACAAAATTGTGGAGCGTACCAAGAGCATGTTGATCGATGACTTCGATGACAAGCAACAAAATTATTAA
- a CDS encoding cell division protein FtsQ/DivIB yields the protein MLWNRKVKALLFAVLCLSGFLFLAGFSKSRQQDKICKKVNIKIDNEYNNYFLSETEVLALLTRNGDQPLEGTKKGEIDLKRLELRIKSHKFVREAEVYHDLDGNINVLIKQNRPIARLLSSERDVYLDEEGNVLPLSSLYTAHVIPVTSSAVKPTLAPSFFQDSVGRPYLELLRFIEQDPFWDAQLAHMDIDAKGKVSFLTQVGDQRIEFGKPHHLEEKFRKLFIFYKEVLPVVGWEKYSRLNVEYKDQIICE from the coding sequence ATGTTGTGGAATAGAAAAGTAAAAGCCCTGCTCTTTGCCGTTTTGTGTTTAAGCGGCTTCCTGTTTTTGGCAGGCTTTTCCAAGTCTCGGCAACAGGATAAAATATGTAAAAAAGTCAATATTAAAATTGATAATGAATACAACAATTACTTTCTTAGTGAGACGGAAGTTCTAGCGCTGCTCACCAGAAATGGAGACCAGCCGCTGGAGGGAACGAAAAAAGGGGAGATTGACCTCAAGCGACTTGAATTGCGAATTAAATCGCATAAATTTGTAAGAGAAGCGGAGGTATATCACGATCTTGATGGCAACATCAACGTCCTGATAAAACAAAACAGGCCCATTGCCCGGCTGCTGAGTTCAGAACGCGATGTGTACCTGGACGAAGAAGGAAATGTGCTGCCTCTGTCTTCACTGTACACGGCGCATGTCATTCCAGTGACTTCGTCAGCTGTGAAACCAACCTTAGCCCCCTCCTTCTTTCAGGATTCAGTGGGCAGGCCATACCTGGAGCTTTTACGCTTCATTGAGCAGGACCCCTTCTGGGATGCTCAGTTGGCCCATATGGACATAGACGCCAAGGGGAAAGTAAGTTTTTTAACGCAGGTAGGCGACCAGCGCATTGAGTTTGGCAAGCCCCACCACCTAGAGGAGAAGTTCAGGAAGCTGTTCATTTTTTACAAGGAGGTGTTGCCGGTAGTAGGGTGGGAGAAATACAGCCGCCTGAATGTGGAGTACAAGGATCAGATTATTTGTGAATAG
- the murC gene encoding UDP-N-acetylmuramate--L-alanine ligase, whose amino-acid sequence MNLSHYRHIYFLGIGGIGMSAIARWFLAKGFAVAGYDRTVTPLTQKLTEEGAQIHYEDDIRLIPASFLENKQKTLVVLTPAVPAAQTERQYLQENGFTIMKRSQVLGLLTADQYLIAVAGTHGKTTTSSMVAHLLQHAKVSTSAFLGGISTNLGSNLLLPHEHEERALAVVEADEFDRSFLTLHPDIAIVTSTDPDHLDIYGEKEALVESFKQFVSQIKPNGYLLLNHTADQSLKDSVHPTVQVITYGLEHEELASGPIKIAAGAMKFSVKGRNFALPETSLQVPGFHNVENAVAAAQAVSLVGLSPEKIQEGIEAYVGVKRRFERVWADNGKVFLDDYAHHPREIEAFLRSVRALYPGQKLRVIFQPHLFTRTRDFLEGFAESLSLADEVWLLEIYPARELPLPGVTTQLIFDKIEGPEKRLLEKKDVLAALENDLDFAVLATVGAGDIDTLVSGIKHLLEERAHVVE is encoded by the coding sequence ATGAACCTGAGCCACTACCGTCATATCTACTTTCTGGGCATTGGAGGCATTGGCATGAGCGCCATTGCCCGCTGGTTTCTGGCCAAAGGCTTTGCAGTGGCAGGGTATGACCGTACGGTGACGCCCCTTACCCAGAAACTAACGGAAGAAGGCGCCCAGATTCACTATGAAGATGATATCCGGTTGATTCCGGCCTCTTTTCTGGAAAACAAGCAAAAAACGCTGGTGGTGCTCACGCCTGCCGTTCCGGCGGCGCAAACAGAAAGACAATACCTGCAAGAGAACGGCTTCACCATTATGAAACGGTCCCAGGTGCTGGGCTTACTGACGGCAGACCAATACCTCATTGCCGTGGCGGGTACCCATGGTAAGACCACAACGTCATCCATGGTGGCGCACCTTTTACAGCATGCAAAGGTTTCCACCTCGGCGTTCTTGGGCGGCATTTCTACCAACCTTGGTTCTAACCTGTTGCTGCCGCATGAACATGAGGAAAGAGCGCTGGCCGTGGTAGAGGCAGATGAGTTTGACCGGTCTTTTTTAACTCTGCATCCAGACATTGCCATCGTCACCTCCACAGATCCAGACCATTTGGACATTTATGGGGAAAAGGAGGCGCTGGTAGAGTCATTCAAGCAGTTTGTAAGCCAGATAAAGCCCAACGGATACCTGTTGTTGAACCATACCGCAGACCAATCTTTAAAAGATTCGGTGCACCCTACGGTGCAGGTCATTACCTATGGTCTTGAGCATGAAGAGCTTGCCTCTGGGCCTATAAAAATTGCGGCCGGAGCTATGAAATTCTCTGTGAAAGGTCGGAACTTTGCACTCCCTGAAACGTCTTTGCAGGTGCCGGGCTTCCACAATGTAGAGAATGCCGTGGCCGCCGCGCAGGCTGTATCACTGGTAGGGTTAAGCCCAGAAAAGATTCAGGAGGGCATAGAGGCGTATGTAGGGGTGAAACGTCGTTTTGAGCGCGTATGGGCAGATAATGGCAAGGTTTTCTTAGATGACTACGCCCACCACCCACGGGAGATTGAAGCCTTTCTGAGGTCGGTGCGGGCCTTGTACCCAGGGCAGAAGCTGAGGGTTATTTTTCAGCCGCACCTGTTCACCAGAACCCGTGATTTTCTGGAAGGCTTCGCCGAGAGTTTGAGCCTGGCAGACGAGGTTTGGTTGCTGGAAATTTACCCGGCCCGGGAGTTGCCGCTGCCGGGGGTGACCACCCAGCTGATTTTTGACAAAATAGAGGGACCAGAGAAGCGTCTGCTTGAAAAAAAAGATGTGTTGGCGGCCTTAGAAAATGATTTGGATTTTGCGGTGCTGGCCACGGTGGGCGCCGGAGACATTGACACCTTAGTGTCTGGTATAAAGCACCTTCTGGAGGAGAGAGCCCATGTTGTGGAATAG
- the murG gene encoding undecaprenyldiphospho-muramoylpentapeptide beta-N-acetylglucosaminyltransferase, producing MAIANEIKRVHPTAEILFVGAKGRMEMTRVPEAGYKIIGLWISGLQRRLTLDNLSFPLKVISSIRTAHKIIKDFQPDAVVGVGGYASGPTLYAATKQHIPTLIQEQNSHAGITNKLLANKVDKVCVAYDTMYKFFPASKIELTGNPVRRDIVDSLGKREEAMAFFGLEPSRKTFLVIGGSLGARTLNQSTQAALQKIQDAGYNLIWQTGKVYFATAEEAVKHLPQDQIKAFDFLQRMDLAYAAADVVVSRAGALSISELCLAQKPSILVPSPNVAEDHQTKNAMALVQKDAALLVKDVEAENSLWDTALALAQDAEKQTQLSQNIAQLGKPHAAETIVQELLKLVK from the coding sequence GTGGCCATTGCCAATGAGATAAAACGCGTGCACCCAACGGCAGAAATTCTGTTTGTAGGTGCCAAGGGCCGCATGGAAATGACGCGCGTGCCAGAGGCGGGCTATAAAATCATAGGTCTGTGGATCAGTGGCTTGCAACGTCGTTTGACTTTGGATAATTTGTCCTTCCCTTTGAAGGTGATTTCCAGCATCAGGACGGCCCATAAGATCATTAAAGATTTTCAACCCGATGCCGTGGTGGGCGTGGGCGGCTACGCCAGCGGGCCTACCTTGTACGCGGCTACCAAACAGCACATACCCACGCTCATCCAGGAGCAGAACTCGCACGCGGGCATCACTAACAAGTTGTTAGCCAATAAGGTAGATAAAGTGTGCGTGGCCTATGATACCATGTACAAGTTCTTCCCGGCCAGCAAGATTGAACTGACAGGCAACCCCGTTCGCCGCGACATAGTGGACAGCCTGGGCAAGCGCGAAGAGGCCATGGCTTTCTTTGGGCTGGAGCCTTCCCGGAAAACGTTTCTGGTCATTGGCGGCAGCCTGGGGGCCAGAACCCTTAACCAAAGCACGCAGGCGGCCTTACAGAAGATTCAAGACGCCGGCTACAACCTCATCTGGCAGACCGGCAAAGTTTATTTTGCTACGGCAGAGGAAGCAGTAAAGCATTTGCCGCAAGACCAGATCAAAGCCTTTGATTTCCTCCAACGCATGGATTTGGCCTATGCCGCCGCAGACGTGGTAGTCTCCAGAGCGGGAGCCTTGTCCATCTCTGAGCTGTGCCTGGCGCAGAAGCCGTCTATTCTGGTTCCTTCTCCTAACGTAGCCGAAGATCATCAGACTAAAAATGCCATGGCTTTAGTGCAGAAAGACGCTGCCCTCCTGGTAAAGGATGTAGAAGCTGAAAACTCGTTGTGGGACACGGCGCTTGCGCTTGCCCAAGATGCTGAGAAGCAAACCCAACTCAGCCAGAACATTGCGCAGTTGGGCAAGCCCCACGCCGCCGAAACCATTGTACAGGAACTCTTGAAACTAGTAAAATGA
- a CDS encoding FtsW/RodA/SpoVE family cell cycle protein, whose protein sequence is MNEVKNWLRDNLKGDPILWGIVLSFSLISIAVVYSATGTLAYKKMSGNTEYYLFKHSSLIFLGLAFVWLAHKVNYKYYAKLSLLALVFSVPLLIYTYLKGSNINEASRWLTIPIINQTFQPSDLAKLALISYLASMLSKRQMNITNFKETLIPLVLWSGLICGLIAMSNISTGLLLFMTCLLLMFIGRVPFKQIMIMIVVGAIFGTIALTIGQRMQTAISRIENFMDPTQTVFQLEQSYIAIATGGVVGKGPGNSDQRNFLPHPYSDFIYAIIIEEYGMIGGALVLFLYLAFLYRGMVAVTNSSGAFGGLLSAGISFSLVIQAMVNMGVAVGLGPITGLPLPLLSMGGTSLIFTGISIGIILSVSRSEYEAKLAAAPVSNKPNVMSHAG, encoded by the coding sequence ATGAATGAGGTGAAGAATTGGCTGCGTGACAACCTGAAAGGCGACCCTATTCTGTGGGGCATCGTTTTGTCGTTTTCCTTGATTTCCATTGCGGTGGTGTATTCAGCTACGGGTACGCTGGCGTACAAGAAAATGAGCGGAAACACGGAGTATTACCTCTTCAAGCACTCCAGCCTTATCTTCCTGGGTCTGGCCTTTGTGTGGCTGGCTCATAAAGTGAATTATAAGTATTACGCTAAACTGAGTTTGCTGGCGCTGGTCTTCTCGGTGCCATTGCTCATCTATACCTACCTGAAAGGCTCTAACATCAACGAGGCTTCGCGCTGGCTCACTATTCCCATCATCAACCAGACGTTCCAGCCTTCAGATTTAGCCAAACTGGCTTTGATTTCTTACCTGGCCAGCATGTTGAGCAAGCGCCAGATGAACATCACCAACTTCAAGGAGACCTTGATTCCCTTGGTGTTGTGGAGCGGCTTGATTTGCGGCCTCATTGCCATGAGTAACATTTCTACGGGCTTATTATTGTTCATGACCTGTTTGCTCTTGATGTTCATTGGCCGGGTGCCGTTCAAGCAGATCATGATCATGATTGTGGTGGGTGCCATCTTTGGGACCATCGCCTTGACCATTGGTCAACGTATGCAGACGGCCATCAGCAGGATTGAGAACTTCATGGACCCCACACAGACGGTCTTCCAGTTGGAGCAGTCCTACATTGCCATTGCCACCGGCGGCGTGGTGGGGAAAGGCCCGGGCAACTCTGACCAGCGTAATTTCCTGCCGCACCCATACTCAGATTTTATCTATGCCATCATCATTGAAGAGTATGGCATGATAGGTGGGGCGCTGGTGCTCTTTCTGTACCTGGCCTTCCTCTATCGAGGGATGGTGGCCGTCACGAACAGCTCTGGAGCGTTCGGCGGCCTTCTCTCAGCGGGCATCAGTTTCAGTCTGGTCATACAGGCCATGGTGAACATGGGCGTGGCCGTGGGCCTGGGGCCTATCACGGGTCTGCCTTTGCCACTGCTCAGTATGGGTGGTACGTCCCTCATCTTCACGGGTATTTCCATTGGTATTATTCTGAGCGTGAGCCGAAGCGAGTATGAAGCCAAACTGGCGGCAGCCCCGGTTTCCAACAAACCTAACGTCATGAGCCATGCCGGATAA
- the murD gene encoding UDP-N-acetylmuramoyl-L-alanine--D-glutamate ligase: MKVAILGAGESGVGAALLAQAKGYDVFVSDKGAISDKYRAELTKAGIAFEEGEHTLDSIYNAQEIIKSPGIPDTAPVIKGALERTIPVISEIEFAGRYADGKFICITGTNGKTTTTLLTYHLLKSAGLKVALAGNVGESLAGKVLEGGYDYYVVELSSFQLDNMYQFKAHIGILLNITPDHLDRYAYQMEKYAAAKFKLAQNMTAADYFLFNQDDAEIQKYKAGHEVPGTAVPFGLKEADGLAIRYEGQSILATFSGISAKVETANSPLIGQHNQYNSMAAVGAALLVGLTPEQIEQGLGTFKNADHRMQPVGEIDGVTFINDSKATNVEAVWYALDGIKQPIVWVVGGKDKGNDYSTLLPLVQEKVKAIVALGVDNSKIVAAFSATCPALVETQDVNEAVKLAKDFAEEGDVVLLSPACASFDLFNNYEHRGRAFAEAVQNLKSAGI, from the coding sequence ATGAAAGTAGCCATTTTGGGAGCAGGAGAGAGCGGCGTAGGCGCGGCTTTGTTGGCACAAGCCAAAGGCTATGACGTGTTTGTGTCTGACAAAGGCGCCATCTCAGACAAGTACCGCGCGGAGTTGACCAAAGCCGGCATTGCCTTTGAAGAAGGGGAGCACACATTAGACAGCATCTACAACGCACAGGAAATCATCAAAAGCCCGGGCATTCCAGATACGGCTCCTGTCATCAAAGGCGCTTTGGAAAGAACCATCCCGGTCATCTCTGAGATTGAGTTTGCCGGCAGATACGCAGATGGTAAGTTCATCTGCATTACGGGTACCAATGGCAAAACCACTACCACGCTGTTGACTTACCATTTGTTGAAAAGTGCCGGGTTAAAAGTGGCCTTGGCGGGCAACGTAGGCGAAAGCCTGGCGGGCAAAGTGCTGGAAGGCGGCTATGACTATTATGTAGTGGAACTGAGCAGTTTCCAGCTAGACAACATGTACCAGTTCAAAGCGCACATTGGCATTCTGCTCAACATCACGCCAGACCACCTGGACCGCTATGCCTACCAGATGGAAAAGTATGCGGCAGCCAAGTTCAAGTTGGCACAGAACATGACGGCGGCAGACTATTTCCTGTTCAATCAGGATGATGCTGAAATTCAGAAATACAAGGCCGGCCATGAGGTGCCGGGTACGGCGGTTCCGTTCGGGTTGAAGGAGGCAGATGGCCTGGCCATCCGGTATGAAGGACAGTCGATTTTGGCCACTTTTTCCGGAATCTCGGCAAAAGTAGAAACCGCCAACTCTCCTTTGATTGGGCAGCACAACCAGTATAATTCCATGGCGGCCGTAGGGGCAGCTTTGCTAGTGGGCTTGACGCCAGAGCAGATTGAGCAGGGGTTAGGCACCTTTAAAAACGCAGATCATCGCATGCAACCCGTGGGCGAAATAGACGGCGTTACCTTCATCAATGACTCCAAAGCCACCAATGTGGAAGCGGTTTGGTACGCCCTGGACGGCATCAAGCAGCCTATTGTGTGGGTAGTGGGCGGCAAAGACAAGGGCAATGACTACTCCACTTTGCTGCCGTTGGTGCAGGAAAAAGTGAAAGCCATTGTGGCTTTGGGCGTGGACAACAGCAAGATAGTAGCTGCCTTCTCAGCCACCTGCCCAGCCTTGGTAGAAACGCAAGATGTAAACGAGGCCGTCAAATTGGCGAAAGACTTCGCGGAGGAAGGGGACGTGGTATTGCTGTCGCCGGCCTGCGCCAGTTTTGACTTGTTTAATAACTATGAACACCGAGGCCGCGCGTTTGCGGAGGCGGTGCAGAATCTTAAAAGCGCTGGGATATGA
- a CDS encoding four helix bundle protein codes for MKSYTELDVWIKCRQLASTVYSITKQFPKEELFGLANQMRRAAVSVVSNIAEGCGRQTAKEAVQFLYMSRGSLYELETQVYIAFDQQYIGSTELDKTLEEITACKQLVHGFINYFRGLANPRTTNNQ; via the coding sequence ATGAAATCATATACAGAGCTTGATGTTTGGATTAAGTGTAGACAGCTAGCCAGCACTGTTTATTCCATCACTAAACAATTTCCCAAAGAGGAGTTGTTTGGTTTAGCGAACCAGATGCGACGAGCGGCTGTGTCTGTTGTGTCTAACATTGCAGAAGGATGTGGGAGGCAGACAGCCAAAGAGGCAGTTCAGTTTTTATATATGAGCAGAGGCTCCTTGTATGAGTTAGAAACACAGGTCTATATTGCTTTTGACCAACAATACATAGGTAGTACTGAGTTAGATAAAACCTTAGAAGAAATTACCGCCTGCAAACAATTGGTGCACGGCTTTATCAATTATTTCAGAGGATTAGCAAATCCTCGAACAACGAATAACCAATAA
- the mraY gene encoding phospho-N-acetylmuramoyl-pentapeptide-transferase has protein sequence MLYYLFNYLDQHFDLFGAGVFRYISFRAGLAALISLLIAMIFGGRLIKMLHRKQVGESIRDLGLAGQMEKRGTPTMGGLIILLAILVPTLLLARLDNVYILLMIVSTIWLGAIGFLDDYIKVFKKNKEGLAGRFKVMGQIGLGLIVGLTLFFSDDVVVRQYLTSHGLSAVEASSTYTDVRQMITTIPFAKNNELDYHHFFSFASPVLGSYARFLYIPLVIIIITAVSNGANITDGIDGLAAGTSAIIATTLIVFAWVSGNAIFADYLNIMFIPNTGELVIFCTAFVGACVGFLWYNSYPAQVFMGDTGSLSIGGIIAVLALILRKELLIPVLCGIFLIENLSVMLQVGYFKYTKKKYGEGRRIFKMSPLHHHYQKLGYHEAKIVSRFWTVGIMLAILTLATLKLR, from the coding sequence ATGCTCTACTACCTTTTTAACTACCTAGACCAACACTTTGACCTCTTCGGGGCCGGCGTTTTCCGGTACATCTCGTTTAGGGCAGGCTTGGCGGCGCTCATCTCTTTGCTCATTGCCATGATTTTTGGGGGCAGGCTCATCAAGATGCTGCACCGCAAGCAAGTAGGAGAGTCCATCCGGGATTTGGGATTGGCCGGTCAGATGGAGAAGAGGGGCACGCCTACCATGGGTGGTTTGATTATCCTACTGGCCATTCTGGTGCCCACGCTTCTGCTGGCCAGACTGGACAACGTGTATATTCTCCTCATGATCGTGTCTACTATTTGGTTGGGGGCCATCGGGTTTTTGGATGACTACATCAAGGTCTTCAAGAAAAACAAAGAAGGCCTGGCCGGACGGTTCAAGGTTATGGGCCAGATTGGTCTGGGCCTGATTGTTGGTTTGACGCTATTTTTCTCTGATGACGTGGTGGTACGACAGTACCTGACCTCTCATGGCTTATCTGCGGTAGAGGCGTCTTCTACCTACACAGACGTGCGCCAAATGATCACCACCATTCCGTTTGCCAAGAACAATGAGTTAGACTACCATCATTTCTTCAGTTTTGCCAGCCCTGTTCTAGGTTCATATGCCCGTTTCCTGTACATCCCGCTGGTCATCATCATCATCACGGCAGTGTCCAATGGCGCCAATATCACTGATGGAATTGACGGTCTGGCGGCTGGTACCTCGGCCATCATTGCTACTACCTTGATAGTGTTTGCCTGGGTGTCTGGCAACGCCATCTTCGCAGATTACCTCAATATCATGTTCATTCCCAACACCGGGGAGCTGGTAATTTTCTGTACCGCCTTTGTGGGCGCCTGCGTGGGGTTCTTGTGGTACAACTCCTATCCGGCGCAGGTGTTCATGGGTGATACCGGTTCTCTTTCCATTGGCGGTATCATTGCCGTTTTGGCCTTGATTCTGCGCAAAGAATTATTGATTCCAGTGCTGTGCGGCATCTTCTTGATTGAGAATTTATCTGTTATGCTGCAGGTAGGCTACTTCAAATACACTAAAAAGAAATACGGCGAGGGCCGAAGAATCTTCAAGATGTCACCTCTGCACCACCACTACCAGAAACTAGGCTATCATGAAGCCAAAATCGTATCGCGCTTCTGGACGGTGGGCATCATGCTAGCCATTTTGACCTTAGCTACTTTGAAGCTTCGCTAG